A single genomic interval of Staphylococcus hyicus harbors:
- the tadA gene encoding tRNA adenosine(34) deaminase TadA: protein MRSHEFYMSVAIEAAREAEKLGEVPIGAVVVKDDEIIATAHNLRETSQLPMAHAEHLAIERAAKKLGTWRLEGCTLYVTLEPCVMCSGTIVMSRIDTVVYGAKDPKGGCSGSLMNLVQDSRMNHRVHLITGVLSFSCGELLRQFFKRLRENKKRTNKLKYNSPEV, encoded by the coding sequence ATGAGAAGTCATGAATTTTATATGTCAGTCGCAATTGAAGCGGCGAGAGAGGCTGAAAAGTTAGGGGAAGTGCCTATAGGGGCAGTCGTTGTTAAAGACGATGAAATTATTGCGACAGCGCATAATTTAAGGGAAACGTCACAACTTCCAATGGCACATGCGGAACATTTAGCGATTGAGCGTGCCGCAAAAAAACTAGGAACGTGGCGCCTTGAAGGCTGTACGTTATATGTCACACTTGAACCATGTGTCATGTGTTCTGGAACGATTGTCATGAGCCGTATTGACACGGTAGTCTACGGTGCTAAAGACCCCAAAGGTGGATGTAGTGGTAGTTTAATGAATCTTGTGCAAGATTCGCGTATGAATCATCGTGTCCATCTTATTACAGGTGTCCTGTCTTTTTCGTGTGGTGAATTGCTAAGACAGTTTTTTAAACGTCTACGTGAAAATAAGAAGCGCACAAACAAATTAAAATACAATTCACCGGAAGTTTGA
- a CDS encoding deoxynucleoside kinase, which translates to MDKPFIAIEGPIGVGKSSLAHKLSQSYHFYEAKEIVGENPFLSDFYEDISKWSFQTEMFFLCNRYKDYQDLGAMHQGIVSDYHIYKNKIFARNTLSPIEFDKFSRIYDILTEDLRMPDYIVFLDAELFRLKERIKIRNRDFEIHIEDDYLLKLKADYLAYYESLKANGHHVIRIDTTHLDFVKNSRDYDTILNQINELIGGKTFE; encoded by the coding sequence ATGGATAAACCTTTTATAGCAATTGAAGGCCCGATTGGTGTTGGTAAATCTTCGTTAGCACACAAGTTGAGTCAATCTTATCATTTTTATGAGGCAAAAGAAATTGTAGGTGAAAACCCATTTCTATCCGATTTTTATGAAGACATTTCAAAATGGAGCTTTCAAACAGAAATGTTCTTCTTATGTAATCGATATAAAGATTATCAAGATTTAGGTGCGATGCATCAAGGTATTGTAAGTGATTATCATATTTATAAAAATAAAATTTTCGCACGAAATACTTTGTCCCCTATAGAATTTGATAAGTTTTCTAGAATTTATGATATATTAACTGAAGATTTAAGAATGCCAGATTATATCGTCTTTTTAGACGCCGAATTGTTCCGTTTAAAAGAGCGGATCAAAATTAGAAACCGTGATTTTGAAATACATATTGAAGATGACTATTTATTAAAATTAAAAGCGGATTATTTGGCTTATTACGAGTCATTAAAAGCAAATGGTCATCACGTAATACGTATCGATACCACTCATCTGGACTTTGTTAAAAACAGTCGAGATTATGACACAATTTTAAATCAAATTAATGAATTAATTGGAGGAAAAACATTTGAATAA
- a CDS encoding deoxynucleoside kinase yields the protein MNNFGIPSNAVITIAGTVGVGKSSLTQAIADKLNFKTSFENVDHNPYLDKFYDDFTRWSFHLQIYFLAERFKEQKRMFEYGGGFIQDRSIYEDVDIFAKMHEEQGTMTPEDFETYSNLFNAMVMTPYFPKPDVLIYLESDYKSVINRIHARGREMEMNTDPEYWKKLFARYDAWINQFNACPVVRVNINEYDLYDDPNSIDAVLEKVGHIIQTHRQVDQRQ from the coding sequence TTGAATAACTTTGGTATACCCTCAAATGCGGTAATCACAATTGCTGGTACAGTCGGTGTAGGAAAATCATCATTAACCCAAGCAATTGCTGACAAATTAAATTTCAAAACATCTTTTGAAAACGTCGATCACAACCCTTATTTGGATAAATTTTATGATGACTTCACACGTTGGAGTTTCCATCTACAAATTTACTTTTTAGCTGAACGTTTTAAAGAACAAAAACGTATGTTTGAATATGGTGGTGGTTTTATCCAAGACCGTTCTATTTATGAAGATGTCGATATCTTCGCTAAAATGCATGAAGAACAAGGTACTATGACACCTGAAGACTTTGAAACATATTCAAATTTATTTAATGCGATGGTAATGACACCTTATTTCCCAAAACCAGATGTCTTAATTTATCTTGAATCAGATTATAAGAGTGTTATTAATCGAATTCATGCGCGTGGTCGTGAAATGGAAATGAATACAGATCCAGAATATTGGAAAAAGTTATTTGCACGTTATGACGCGTGGATTAATCAATTTAATGCATGTCCTGTCGTACGTGTAAATATCAATGAATATGATTTATATGATGATCCTAATTCCATTGATGCTGTACTTGAAAAAGTAGGACACATCATTCAAACACACCGTCAAGTTGACCAACGTCAATAA
- a CDS encoding HAD family hydrolase, with protein sequence MPNAIWLMFDKDGTLIEFDQSWIKIGIQLVEDVCAYFHIKALDDVKKELGIVNDGFSPGSIMASGTLQDMITVFNQYADQDTTSYTTQRSQALIHAREPEVTLFEGVDSMLHMLKSQGYHLGILTSDNRTGMAHFFEKTQLQSLFDIVISTNGDHYEKPDPRILEPLWERGVKGRDMIMIGDTDNDMKTGRNAHALLNVGVRTGLGNQAKFDDTDVILNDVTELPSILKTTH encoded by the coding sequence ATGCCAAACGCGATATGGTTAATGTTTGACAAGGATGGCACATTGATTGAATTTGATCAAAGTTGGATTAAAATTGGTATTCAACTCGTTGAGGACGTGTGCGCGTATTTTCATATTAAAGCGTTAGATGACGTGAAAAAAGAACTAGGTATCGTAAATGATGGCTTTTCACCAGGAAGCATTATGGCTTCTGGAACCTTACAAGATATGATTACAGTGTTTAATCAATATGCAGATCAAGATACGACGTCATACACGACACAAAGAAGCCAAGCGCTCATTCATGCACGTGAACCTGAGGTGACACTATTTGAAGGGGTCGACTCTATGCTTCATATGCTTAAATCACAAGGATATCACCTCGGTATTTTGACAAGTGACAATCGTACAGGTATGGCGCACTTTTTTGAGAAAACACAACTGCAATCGTTGTTTGACATCGTTATTTCTACCAATGGTGATCATTACGAAAAGCCAGACCCGCGTATTTTAGAGCCGTTATGGGAGCGAGGGGTGAAAGGTCGCGATATGATAATGATAGGAGACACCGATAATGATATGAAAACAGGCCGAAATGCGCATGCACTATTAAACGTCGGTGTGCGTACAGGATTAGGGAATCAAGCTAAATTTGATGATACTGATGTTATTTTAAATGACGTTACGGAACTTCCGAGTATATTAAAAACAACCCATTGA
- a CDS encoding branched-chain amino acid aminotransferase, with protein sequence MSDKIQFQQREQLKEKPDQSSLTFGKVFTDYMLSFEYSIDKGWHDLKIIPYGPIEISPAAQCIHYGQSVFEGLKAYKHDDEVVLFRPEENFKRINMSLSRLKMPEVDEALLLEGLKQLIDIERDWVPEGEGQSLYIRPYVFATQEGLGVHPSHEYRLLIILSPSGSYYGGDSLRPTKIYVEDEYVRAVRGGVGYAKVAGNYAASLLAQSNANSEGFDQVLWLDGVEQKYVEEVGSMNIFFVIDGKVVTPELNGSILPGITRKTVLELAKTLGYEVDERRVAIGELYQYHKEGRLQEVFGTGTAAVISPVGELQFKDEKIVINDNQTGPITQKLYDNYTGIQSGKLEDPHGWRVVVPKY encoded by the coding sequence ATGTCAGACAAAATTCAATTTCAACAAAGAGAACAACTTAAAGAAAAGCCAGATCAATCCTCACTTACTTTTGGTAAAGTATTTACGGATTATATGCTTAGCTTTGAGTATTCTATTGATAAAGGGTGGCACGATTTAAAGATTATTCCTTATGGTCCAATCGAAATTTCACCGGCAGCACAATGTATTCACTATGGCCAATCTGTTTTTGAAGGCTTAAAAGCATACAAGCACGACGATGAGGTTGTTTTATTTAGACCTGAGGAAAACTTTAAACGTATTAACATGTCACTTTCGCGTCTGAAGATGCCCGAAGTTGACGAAGCGTTATTACTTGAAGGTTTAAAACAGTTAATTGATATTGAACGTGACTGGGTGCCAGAAGGGGAAGGGCAGTCCTTATACATACGTCCATATGTTTTTGCTACACAAGAAGGACTTGGCGTGCATCCATCCCATGAATATCGTTTATTAATTATTTTATCTCCATCTGGATCTTATTATGGCGGCGATTCATTACGTCCTACGAAAATTTATGTTGAAGACGAATATGTGCGTGCAGTCCGAGGTGGTGTAGGTTATGCGAAAGTTGCTGGTAACTACGCGGCGAGCTTACTTGCACAATCTAATGCGAATTCAGAAGGCTTTGACCAAGTATTATGGTTAGATGGCGTTGAACAAAAATACGTTGAAGAAGTAGGAAGTATGAACATCTTCTTCGTAATCGATGGGAAAGTAGTAACACCAGAATTAAACGGAAGTATTTTACCAGGTATTACACGTAAAACCGTACTTGAATTAGCAAAAACGCTTGGCTATGAAGTTGACGAGCGTCGTGTGGCGATTGGCGAACTTTACCAATATCATAAAGAAGGACGTCTTCAAGAAGTCTTTGGTACAGGGACAGCCGCAGTGATTTCGCCAGTTGGTGAATTACAATTTAAAGACGAAAAAATTGTCATTAATGATAATCAAACGGGTCCAATAACACAAAAATTGTATGACAACTATACAGGAATTCAAAGTGGTAAACTAGAAGATCCTCACGGTTGGAGAGTCGTTGTACCGAAATATTAA